Proteins from a single region of uncultured Fibrobacter sp.:
- the htpG gene encoding molecular chaperone HtpG — MATEKMEFQTEVRDMLNLMINSLYSNKEIFLRELVSNAADALDKRRFLSLSNADLLPQGTQLRIDISVNKEGKRIVVEDNGIGMNKEDLINCLGTIARSGTKNFIKNLKEGDKGSVDLIGQFGVGFYSVFMVAKKVEVLTLKAGEKQGYLWSSEGTGDFEISEAPLDKVGTKITLYLKDDEDAGDFASEWKIKDIVQKYSGFVSYGIYFHPEATKNDKGEIEEKPEERLNEKQALWRQSEKEVTEEQYKDFYNVISHEADEPAAWSHSHAEGSQEFWSLVYIPSKAPFNIWHNDALHGLKLYVKKVFIMDDCKDLLPPWLRFVRGVVDSEDLPLNVSREILQNNKIITNIRKHVIKKVLDALQNMADKDAAKYNAWWRELGMVLKEGFYMNWEHLDELKKLLRFESTKTEGDALVGLDEYVKRMPEGQKEIYYLIGDKNAVKSNPMLEAFKAKGYEVLLMSDGIDEFMMSSLQEFGDKKFHDIARGDVDFEKTEDEKKAEEANKGIFKGLCENLQKVLDEDIKEVRVSSRLKDSPCCLVTSEDAMSAQMERMMKAMGQKNLPKSKRILEINPTHPICEMLKKKAEAKEDLGDWPKALYGQALLAEGSPLPNPAEYVAAVTRLLGQAAGK; from the coding sequence ATGGCAACAGAGAAGATGGAATTCCAGACTGAAGTTCGCGACATGCTGAACTTGATGATTAACTCCCTTTACAGCAACAAGGAAATCTTCCTCCGCGAACTGGTTTCGAACGCGGCGGACGCCCTGGACAAGCGCCGTTTCCTTTCCCTCTCCAACGCCGACCTTCTGCCGCAGGGCACGCAGCTGCGCATCGATATTTCGGTGAACAAGGAAGGTAAGCGCATCGTTGTGGAAGACAACGGTATCGGCATGAACAAGGAAGACTTGATCAACTGCCTCGGCACCATCGCCCGTAGCGGCACCAAGAACTTTATCAAGAATTTGAAGGAAGGCGACAAGGGCAGCGTCGATCTGATTGGCCAGTTCGGTGTGGGTTTCTACTCCGTGTTCATGGTCGCTAAAAAGGTCGAAGTGTTGACCCTTAAGGCCGGCGAAAAGCAAGGTTACCTGTGGTCCTCCGAAGGCACCGGCGACTTCGAGATTTCCGAAGCCCCGCTGGACAAGGTGGGCACCAAGATTACTTTGTACCTGAAGGATGACGAAGACGCGGGCGACTTTGCCAGCGAATGGAAGATCAAGGATATTGTCCAGAAGTACAGCGGTTTCGTGAGCTACGGCATTTATTTCCACCCTGAAGCAACGAAGAATGACAAGGGTGAAATCGAAGAAAAGCCCGAAGAACGCCTGAACGAAAAGCAGGCTCTTTGGCGCCAGAGCGAAAAGGAAGTCACCGAAGAACAGTACAAGGATTTCTACAACGTCATCAGCCACGAAGCCGACGAACCGGCCGCATGGAGCCACAGCCACGCCGAAGGTTCCCAGGAATTCTGGAGCCTCGTGTACATTCCGTCGAAGGCTCCGTTCAACATTTGGCACAACGACGCTTTGCACGGCCTCAAGCTCTACGTGAAGAAAGTCTTTATCATGGACGACTGCAAGGACTTGCTGCCGCCTTGGCTCCGCTTTGTGCGCGGCGTGGTCGATAGCGAAGACTTGCCGCTGAACGTGTCCCGTGAAATCTTGCAGAACAACAAGATTATCACCAACATCCGTAAGCATGTCATCAAGAAGGTGCTCGACGCCTTGCAGAACATGGCCGACAAGGATGCCGCGAAGTACAACGCCTGGTGGCGCGAACTCGGTATGGTCCTTAAGGAAGGCTTCTACATGAACTGGGAACATCTTGACGAACTCAAGAAGTTGCTCCGTTTCGAAAGCACCAAGACCGAAGGCGATGCTCTCGTGGGCCTCGACGAATACGTGAAGCGCATGCCGGAAGGCCAGAAGGAAATCTACTACCTCATCGGCGACAAGAACGCCGTGAAGTCTAACCCGATGCTCGAAGCCTTCAAGGCCAAGGGCTACGAAGTGTTGCTCATGAGCGACGGCATCGATGAATTCATGATGTCTAGCCTCCAGGAATTCGGCGACAAGAAATTCCACGACATCGCCCGCGGCGACGTGGATTTCGAAAAGACCGAAGACGAAAAGAAGGCTGAAGAAGCTAACAAGGGTATCTTCAAGGGCCTCTGCGAAAACCTGCAGAAGGTCTTGGACGAAGACATCAAGGAAGTCCGCGTGTCTAGCCGCCTGAAGGACAGCCCCTGCTGCCTCGTGACCAGCGAAGACGCCATGAGCGCCCAGATGGAACGCATGATGAAGGCCATGGGCCAGAAGAACTTGCCGAAGAGCAAGCGCATCCTGGAAATCAACCCGACGCACCCGATTTGCGAAATGCTCAAGAAGAAAGCCGAAGCCAAGGAAGATCTGGGCGATTGGCCGAAGGCCCTCTACGGTCAGGCTTTGCTTGCCGAAGGATCTCCGCTCCCGAACCCCGCTGAATACGTCGCAGCGGTCACACGACTGCTCGGCCAAGCCGCAGGCAAGTAA
- a CDS encoding 1,4-alpha-glucan branching protein domain-containing protein has product MGAPGKIIFLMHAHLPFVRHPEFKRFFEENWLFEAIAETYLPLVQAMRRLLEKGVPGTLNLSVSPPLIEMLSDENLIEKFSEHLKKQLELIEKEVARNAGTELEQLSRFYLSRQQTLMDLWENRIHRNLLAEFLELEKAGKLNLLTCVGTHPFLPAYQSDPASIRMQLDVTVRCFERAFGRKPMGVWLPECGYFPGLDKFLAEFGLHYFFLETHGALLATPTPKYGVFTPLKTTQGLYCMGREQKSSMEVWSRRTGYPGHPEYREFFTDIAKDRPRDYLGEYFFAGDTPIDSGFKYNRITGGEKKELYRPWNAMKLAEDHAHLFVVNREATISELLVNMDGNKAAMLCPYDAELFGHWWFEGPLFLEAMLERAASSSVIEFAGADQVMTSSADPDAHEPAFSSWGEGGFGSVWINGETDKYYPQSYRLRAMIDHLMSIREKMGTSSPRGKLLTRYIKQMERELMLFQSSDWAFMIHNHSADGYARRRLDDHYNNGHALFAEACKAILRNTEKLAAHSILPKLEETNNIFSWL; this is encoded by the coding sequence ATGGGAGCTCCCGGAAAAATCATCTTCCTGATGCATGCACATTTGCCTTTTGTGCGGCATCCGGAATTTAAGCGCTTTTTCGAAGAGAATTGGCTGTTTGAAGCTATTGCCGAGACGTACCTGCCCTTGGTGCAGGCGATGCGGCGCCTTTTGGAAAAGGGCGTTCCTGGGACGCTCAACTTGAGTGTTTCTCCTCCGTTAATCGAGATGCTTTCGGACGAGAACTTGATTGAAAAGTTCTCGGAGCATTTGAAAAAGCAGCTCGAACTGATTGAAAAGGAAGTGGCTCGCAACGCCGGAACGGAGCTGGAGCAACTTTCTAGGTTTTACCTTTCGCGCCAGCAGACGCTGATGGACTTGTGGGAAAACCGCATCCATCGCAACCTGCTCGCGGAATTTTTGGAACTTGAAAAGGCCGGCAAGCTGAATTTGCTCACTTGCGTAGGAACGCACCCGTTCCTGCCGGCTTACCAGAGTGATCCTGCGTCGATTCGGATGCAACTCGACGTGACGGTACGCTGTTTTGAACGCGCCTTTGGACGTAAGCCCATGGGCGTGTGGCTCCCCGAATGTGGATATTTCCCGGGACTCGACAAGTTCCTCGCCGAATTCGGCTTGCACTATTTCTTCTTGGAAACGCACGGCGCTCTCCTCGCGACGCCTACGCCCAAGTACGGCGTGTTTACTCCGCTCAAGACCACGCAGGGACTTTACTGCATGGGCCGCGAACAGAAAAGCTCCATGGAAGTGTGGAGCCGCCGCACAGGTTATCCGGGCCACCCCGAGTACCGCGAATTTTTCACCGACATCGCAAAAGATCGCCCGCGCGATTACCTGGGCGAATACTTCTTCGCGGGCGATACGCCGATCGATTCGGGCTTTAAGTATAACCGCATTACTGGTGGCGAGAAAAAGGAGCTGTACCGCCCCTGGAATGCGATGAAACTCGCCGAAGATCATGCGCATCTGTTCGTGGTGAACCGCGAAGCGACAATTTCGGAATTGCTCGTGAACATGGACGGCAACAAGGCCGCGATGCTTTGCCCCTACGACGCAGAACTTTTTGGACACTGGTGGTTCGAAGGCCCCCTGTTCCTCGAGGCGATGCTGGAACGCGCCGCTTCTTCGTCGGTCATCGAATTTGCCGGTGCTGACCAGGTGATGACATCTTCCGCTGATCCCGATGCCCATGAACCGGCTTTCTCCAGCTGGGGCGAAGGCGGATTCGGTTCCGTTTGGATTAACGGCGAAACCGATAAGTACTATCCGCAATCTTACCGCTTGCGCGCGATGATTGACCACCTGATGTCGATCCGCGAAAAAATGGGAACTAGCTCTCCGCGTGGAAAGCTTTTGACCCGCTACATCAAGCAGATGGAACGCGAACTGATGCTGTTCCAGTCTTCGGACTGGGCGTTCATGATTCACAACCACTCGGCAGACGGCTATGCACGCCGTCGTCTGGACGACCATTACAATAATGGACATGCACTTTTTGCCGAAGCATGCAAGGCGATTTTGCGCAATACCGAAAAGCTCGCCGCTCATTCCATTTTGCCCAAGCTTGAAGAGACCAATAATATCTTCAGCTGGCTGTAA